The following are encoded in a window of Cupriavidus oxalaticus genomic DNA:
- a CDS encoding inositol monophosphatase family protein codes for MHPMLNIAIKAARKAGSIINRASLDVDLVRVSRKQHNDFVTEVDRAAEAAIIEIIRTAYPEHAILAEESGQSWAEGEDAHEYTWVIDPLDGTTNFIHGFPQYAVSIAQLHRGTPVQAVVYDPTRDELFTASKGAGAFLNNRRIRVTRRDKLADCLIGTGFPFRDLEGVDEYLEVFSLMTRSCAGLRRPGAAALDLAYVACGRLDGFFERGLKPWDMAAGMLLITESGGLVGNYNGEPRQMEQGEVLAGNPKAFAQMVRLLSPYSLDNAKPATA; via the coding sequence ATGCATCCGATGCTCAATATCGCCATCAAGGCGGCCCGCAAGGCGGGATCCATCATCAACCGCGCGTCGCTCGACGTCGATCTGGTGCGCGTCTCGCGCAAGCAACACAACGATTTCGTTACCGAGGTCGACCGCGCCGCCGAAGCCGCGATCATCGAGATCATCCGCACCGCCTACCCGGAACACGCCATTCTAGCGGAAGAGTCCGGCCAGTCCTGGGCCGAAGGCGAAGACGCCCACGAATACACCTGGGTCATCGACCCGCTCGACGGCACCACCAACTTCATCCACGGCTTCCCGCAGTACGCGGTCTCGATCGCCCAGCTGCACCGCGGCACGCCGGTGCAGGCCGTGGTCTACGACCCGACCCGCGACGAGCTGTTCACCGCCAGCAAGGGCGCCGGCGCCTTCCTGAACAACCGCCGCATCCGCGTGACCCGCCGCGACAAGCTGGCCGACTGCCTGATCGGCACCGGCTTCCCGTTCCGCGACCTGGAAGGCGTGGATGAATACCTCGAGGTCTTCTCGCTGATGACGCGCAGCTGCGCCGGCCTGCGCCGCCCGGGCGCCGCCGCGCTGGACCTGGCCTATGTCGCCTGCGGCCGCCTGGACGGCTTCTTCGAGCGCGGCCTGAAGCCGTGGGACATGGCCGCCGGCATGCTGCTGATCACCGAGTCGGGCGGCCTGGTCGGCAACTACAACGGCGAGCCGCGCCAGATGGAGCAAGGCGAAGTGCTGGCGGGCAACCCCAAGGCCTTTGCCCAGATGGTGCGCCTGCTGTCGCCGTACTCGCTCGACAACGCCAAGCCGGCCACTGCCTGA
- a CDS encoding FKBP-type peptidyl-prolyl cis-trans isomerase — MKIAKNTVVSVMYKLSDAQGNLIEESDEAMVYLHGGYDGTFPKIEEALDGHDTGFETQLQLEPEDAFGDYDAELVKVEPRDRFPEPLEVGMQFEGMPEDGDEEDSVIYTVTDVAEDKVVLDGNHPLAGMALRFWLKVSEVREATAEEIEHGHAHGASGIEVVDEDEDEGDDTPRTLH; from the coding sequence TTGAAAATCGCTAAGAACACGGTAGTGTCCGTGATGTACAAGCTGTCGGACGCGCAAGGCAATCTGATTGAGGAGTCAGATGAAGCCATGGTCTATTTGCACGGCGGGTATGATGGCACGTTCCCCAAGATCGAGGAAGCGCTCGACGGCCATGACACCGGCTTCGAGACCCAGCTGCAGCTTGAACCCGAAGATGCCTTTGGCGACTACGATGCCGAGCTGGTCAAGGTCGAGCCGCGCGACCGCTTTCCCGAGCCGCTGGAAGTCGGCATGCAGTTCGAAGGCATGCCCGAGGACGGCGATGAAGAAGACTCCGTCATCTACACCGTGACCGACGTTGCCGAAGACAAGGTGGTGCTGGACGGCAACCACCCGCTGGCCGGCATGGCGCTGCGCTTCTGGCTGAAGGTCTCCGAGGTGCGCGAGGCTACCGCCGAGGAAATCGAGCACGGCCACGCCCATGGCGCCTCGGGCATCGAGGTGGTGGACGAGGACGAAGACGAGGGCGACGATACCCCGCGCACGCTGCACTGA
- a CDS encoding universal stress protein gives MFKHILLPVDGSDLSHKAVSAAIQFARTAAARLTPYMCVESYPYALSSDSSHEKREVYQQRVEAEARQELAKVEAAAALAGVPCTGHVSSASVPYQGIIHAAGELGCDVIFMASHGRKGLSGLLLGSETQKVLTHTDIPVLVFR, from the coding sequence ATGTTCAAGCACATCCTGCTCCCCGTCGACGGCTCGGACCTTTCGCACAAGGCCGTTTCCGCGGCCATCCAGTTTGCCCGCACCGCGGCGGCACGGCTCACGCCGTATATGTGCGTGGAGAGCTATCCGTATGCGCTGTCCAGCGACAGCTCGCACGAAAAGCGCGAGGTGTACCAGCAGCGCGTGGAAGCCGAGGCGCGCCAGGAGCTCGCCAAGGTCGAGGCCGCGGCAGCGCTCGCGGGGGTGCCATGTACCGGCCACGTCTCCAGCGCTTCGGTGCCGTACCAGGGCATCATCCATGCCGCCGGAGAACTGGGCTGCGACGTCATCTTCATGGCCTCGCACGGCCGCAAGGGACTCAGCGGGCTGCTGCTGGGCAGCGAAACGCAGAAAGTGCTGACCCATACCGACATCCCGGTGCTGGTGTTCCGCTGA
- a CDS encoding metallophosphoesterase family protein: protein MNARRRHAGRILAAALLLCAASTAWPAPAGRGGKAAPKPKVMRVALIADLPQWPAAEANAAALLDSFAERKLDLVIHAGGIKGDTESCSDTILASRQQLLAQSPLPLLYVPGETDWAECRLPVNGKFDSVERLNRLRELFFSEDATLGQRPRPVVRQSDQALFRTFRENVRLTLGDILIVGLNVPGDNNHYRNEGGRNSEFEDRREANRQWLARAFSLARQRGMNGIVVVAHADPHFANGWEKKGRPTLLDGFMRHRTRDGYLEFKRQLRDLSARFPGQVLLVHAGESGFGIDKPLRDSAGKVLQNFTRVSLPINTAAQWTELVITPNAAAPFSASLRDAPATP, encoded by the coding sequence ATGAACGCCAGGCGCCGGCATGCCGGCCGCATCCTCGCCGCGGCCTTGCTGCTGTGCGCGGCCAGCACCGCATGGCCGGCACCCGCCGGCCGCGGGGGCAAGGCCGCGCCCAAACCGAAGGTGATGCGCGTCGCGCTGATCGCCGACCTGCCGCAATGGCCTGCCGCCGAAGCCAACGCCGCCGCACTGCTCGACAGCTTTGCCGAACGCAAGCTCGACCTGGTGATCCACGCCGGCGGCATCAAGGGCGATACCGAATCCTGCAGCGACACCATCCTGGCGAGCCGCCAGCAGCTGCTCGCCCAGTCGCCGTTGCCGCTGCTCTACGTGCCGGGCGAAACAGACTGGGCCGAATGCCGGCTCCCGGTCAACGGCAAGTTCGACTCGGTCGAGCGGCTGAACCGCCTGCGCGAGCTGTTCTTCTCCGAGGACGCCACGCTGGGCCAGCGTCCGCGGCCGGTGGTGCGGCAGTCCGACCAGGCCCTGTTCCGCACCTTTCGCGAGAACGTCCGCCTCACGCTGGGCGACATCCTGATCGTCGGCCTGAACGTGCCGGGCGACAACAACCACTACCGCAACGAGGGCGGGCGCAACAGCGAGTTCGAGGACCGGCGCGAGGCCAACCGCCAGTGGCTGGCGCGCGCGTTCTCGCTGGCGCGGCAGCGCGGCATGAACGGCATCGTCGTGGTGGCCCATGCCGACCCGCACTTCGCCAACGGCTGGGAGAAGAAGGGCCGCCCGACGCTGCTGGACGGTTTCATGCGCCACCGCACGCGCGACGGCTACCTGGAGTTCAAGCGCCAGCTGCGCGACCTGAGCGCGCGCTTTCCCGGCCAGGTGCTGCTGGTGCATGCGGGCGAGAGCGGCTTCGGCATCGACAAGCCGCTACGCGACAGCGCCGGCAAGGTGCTGCAGAATTTCACGCGGGTTTCGCTGCCGATCAACACGGCGGCCCAATGGACCGAGCTGGTGATCACGCCGAACGCGGCGGCGCCGTTCTCGGCATCGCTCAGGGATGCGCCGGCCACGCCCTGA
- the mutS gene encoding DNA mismatch repair protein MutS, producing MGLQKKTDPEQAQADAAGSRHTPMMQQYLRIKADHPDTLLFYRMGDFYELFHDDAEKAARLLDITLTARGASNGVPIRMAGIPFHSADQYLARLVKLGESVAICEQIGDPATSKGPVERKVVRIVTPGTLTDAALLPDKVDTFLMAVHQQTTRRGVSKTGLAWLNLASGELRLLECEVAQLGRELERIRPAELLYADGIDLPALACARTRLPEWHFDQDAGSRRLREQLGVASLDPFGCAGLGAAIGAAGALLNYAATTQGQSLRHVQGLKVERESEYIGLDSATRRNLELTETLRGGESPTLFSLLDTCCTTMGSRALRHWLHHPLRDPAVPQARQQAIGALIDQGTDTLRGALRRLADVERITSRLALLSARPRDLSSLRDTLRALPDVQGCIRDEQDSELLAQTLQDLAVPQAPLDLLVRAVAEEPASVVRDGGVIARGYDAQLDELRDISENCGQFLIDLEARERTRTGIANLRVEFNRVHGFYIEVTNGQADKVPDDYRRRQTLKNAERYITPELKAFEDKALSAQDRALAREKQLYDGLLQALLPHIGELQRVAGALARLDVLAALAERAQTLDWSAPERVRENVVDIVQGRHPVVEGQLAAESVAFIANDCQLNEARKLLLITGPNMGGKSTFMRQTALIVLLACVGAYVPARRAVIGPIDRIFTRIGAADDLAGGRSTFMVEMTEAAGILHHATPSSLVLMDEIGRGTSTFDGLALAWAIARHLLSHNRSHTLFATHYFELTQLPQEFPQAANVHLSAVEHGDGIVFLHAVQDGPASQSYGLQVAQLAGVPQPVIRAARKHLAWLEQQSADATPTPQLDLFAAPTLPDTDDDEGDGYEGGDGYAAATPQPADLAPEHAALIDTLADLDPDSLTPRAALDALYRLKALAGEAVGTA from the coding sequence ATGGGATTGCAGAAGAAAACCGACCCTGAACAGGCACAGGCAGACGCCGCAGGCAGCCGCCACACTCCCATGATGCAGCAATATTTGCGCATCAAGGCAGACCACCCCGACACCCTGCTGTTCTATCGCATGGGTGACTTCTACGAGCTGTTCCACGACGACGCCGAGAAGGCCGCGCGCCTGCTCGACATCACGCTGACCGCGCGTGGCGCCTCGAATGGCGTGCCGATCCGGATGGCCGGCATTCCCTTCCATTCGGCGGACCAGTACCTGGCCCGGCTGGTGAAGCTGGGCGAGTCGGTGGCGATCTGCGAGCAGATCGGCGATCCCGCCACCAGCAAGGGACCGGTAGAGCGCAAGGTGGTGCGCATCGTCACGCCGGGCACGCTGACCGACGCGGCGCTGCTGCCGGACAAGGTCGACACCTTCCTGATGGCGGTGCACCAGCAGACGACGCGCCGCGGCGTCAGCAAGACCGGCCTTGCGTGGCTGAACCTGGCCAGCGGCGAGCTGCGCCTGCTGGAGTGCGAGGTGGCGCAGCTGGGCCGCGAGCTGGAGCGCATCCGCCCGGCCGAACTGCTCTATGCCGACGGCATCGACCTGCCGGCGCTGGCCTGCGCGCGCACGCGCCTGCCCGAATGGCATTTCGACCAGGATGCCGGCTCGCGCCGGCTGCGCGAGCAGCTGGGCGTGGCCAGCCTCGATCCGTTTGGCTGTGCCGGTCTGGGCGCGGCAATCGGCGCCGCCGGCGCGCTGCTGAACTACGCCGCCACCACGCAGGGCCAGTCGCTGCGCCATGTGCAGGGCCTGAAGGTCGAACGCGAGTCGGAATACATTGGCCTGGATTCGGCCACGCGCCGCAACCTGGAGCTGACCGAGACGCTGCGCGGCGGCGAGTCGCCGACGCTGTTCTCGCTGCTGGATACCTGCTGCACCACGATGGGCAGCCGCGCGCTGCGGCACTGGCTGCACCATCCGCTGCGCGACCCGGCCGTGCCGCAGGCGCGGCAGCAGGCCATCGGCGCGCTGATCGACCAGGGCACCGATACGCTGCGCGGCGCGCTGCGCCGGCTGGCCGACGTCGAGCGCATCACCTCGCGCCTGGCGCTGCTGAGCGCGCGCCCGCGCGACCTGTCCTCGCTGCGCGATACGCTGCGCGCGCTGCCCGACGTGCAGGGCTGCATCCGCGACGAACAGGACAGCGAGCTGCTGGCGCAGACGCTGCAGGACCTGGCCGTACCGCAGGCGCCCCTGGACCTGCTGGTGCGCGCGGTCGCCGAAGAACCCGCCTCCGTGGTGCGCGACGGCGGCGTGATTGCGCGCGGCTACGACGCCCAGCTGGACGAGCTGCGCGATATCTCCGAGAACTGCGGCCAGTTCCTGATCGACCTGGAAGCACGCGAACGCACGCGCACCGGCATCGCCAACCTGCGCGTCGAATTCAACCGCGTGCATGGCTTCTATATCGAGGTCACCAATGGCCAGGCCGACAAGGTGCCCGACGACTACCGCCGCCGCCAGACACTGAAGAATGCCGAGCGCTATATCACGCCCGAGCTGAAGGCGTTCGAGGACAAGGCGCTGTCGGCGCAGGACCGCGCGCTGGCGCGCGAGAAGCAGCTGTACGACGGCCTGCTGCAGGCGCTGCTGCCGCATATCGGCGAGCTGCAGCGCGTGGCCGGCGCGCTGGCGCGCCTCGATGTGCTGGCGGCGCTGGCCGAGCGCGCGCAGACGCTGGACTGGTCCGCGCCCGAGCGCGTGCGCGAGAACGTGGTCGACATCGTGCAGGGCCGCCACCCGGTCGTGGAAGGCCAGCTGGCAGCGGAATCGGTGGCGTTTATCGCCAACGACTGCCAGCTCAACGAAGCGCGCAAGCTGCTGCTGATCACCGGTCCCAACATGGGCGGCAAGTCGACCTTCATGCGCCAGACCGCGCTGATCGTGCTGCTGGCCTGCGTGGGCGCCTACGTGCCAGCGCGGCGCGCCGTGATCGGCCCGATCGACCGCATCTTTACCCGCATCGGCGCGGCCGACGACCTGGCCGGCGGGCGCTCCACCTTCATGGTGGAAATGACCGAAGCCGCCGGCATCCTGCACCATGCCACGCCGTCTTCGCTGGTGCTGATGGACGAGATCGGCCGCGGCACGTCCACCTTCGACGGGCTCGCGCTGGCGTGGGCGATCGCGCGCCACCTGCTGTCGCACAACCGCAGCCATACGCTGTTCGCGACGCACTATTTCGAGCTGACGCAGTTGCCGCAGGAATTCCCGCAGGCCGCCAACGTGCACCTGTCCGCGGTGGAGCATGGCGACGGCATCGTGTTCCTGCATGCGGTGCAGGATGGTCCCGCCAGCCAGAGCTATGGCCTGCAGGTGGCGCAGCTGGCCGGCGTGCCGCAGCCGGTGATCCGCGCCGCGCGCAAGCACCTGGCATGGCTGGAGCAGCAATCGGCCGATGCCACGCCGACGCCGCAGCTCGACCTGTTCGCCGCGCCGACGCTGCCGGACACCGATGACGACGAAGGCGATGGGTACGAGGGGGGCGACGGCTATGCAGCCGCCACACCGCAGCCGGCCGACCTTGCACCGGAGCATGCCGCGCTGATCGACACGCTGGCCGACCTGGATCCGGACAGCCTGACGCCGCGTGCCGCGCTCGATGCGCTGTACCGGCTCAAGGCGCTTGCAGGCGAGGCGGTCGGCACGGCATGA
- a CDS encoding cupin domain-containing protein codes for MNDSALYAQALPPGPVDPDTPLDLLGGMTPAAFMRDVWHRKPLLIRQAVPGIVPPVSRDALFDLADRDEVESRLVTHFRNRWKLEHGPFARENLPAVKARQWTLLVQGVNLHDAAAAELMGRFRFVPDARLDDLMISYASDGGGVGPHFDSYDVFLLQVSGRRRWRISSQTSLELVPDMPLKILADFSAEEEWVLEPGDMLYLPPQYAHDGVAEGECMTCSIGFRAPAYRELAGHFLAWLSETVEDNEDLSGRYADAGERAATKPAQLPAGMAKAVAERLKALQWNSQMVSEFLGSHLSEPKPGVEFAEISDLPQRRYEKLAAQHGVVLASASIALYDRHNFFLNGEAYEPPAELMPWLKKLADNRHLSGDEVAVCASLPDLMETFHHWTQEGWLQLGPRL; via the coding sequence ATGAACGATTCCGCATTATACGCGCAGGCCCTGCCCCCTGGCCCCGTCGATCCAGACACTCCGCTCGACCTGCTTGGTGGCATGACGCCGGCTGCATTCATGCGGGATGTCTGGCACCGCAAGCCACTGCTGATTCGACAGGCGGTACCCGGAATCGTGCCGCCTGTGTCGCGCGATGCGCTTTTCGACCTTGCCGATCGCGACGAAGTCGAATCGCGCCTGGTGACGCACTTCCGCAATCGCTGGAAGCTCGAACATGGTCCATTTGCGCGCGAAAACCTGCCTGCCGTCAAGGCCCGCCAGTGGACTTTGCTGGTGCAGGGCGTGAACCTGCACGATGCCGCGGCGGCCGAGCTGATGGGACGCTTCCGCTTCGTGCCCGACGCGCGCCTGGACGACCTGATGATCAGCTACGCGTCCGACGGCGGCGGCGTCGGCCCGCACTTCGATTCCTACGACGTGTTCCTGCTGCAAGTCTCGGGCCGGCGTCGCTGGCGCATCTCGTCGCAGACCAGCCTGGAACTGGTCCCCGACATGCCGCTGAAGATCCTCGCCGATTTCAGCGCCGAGGAGGAATGGGTGCTGGAGCCGGGCGACATGCTGTACCTGCCGCCGCAATACGCCCACGACGGCGTGGCCGAAGGCGAATGCATGACCTGCTCGATCGGCTTCCGTGCCCCGGCCTACCGTGAACTGGCGGGTCATTTCCTGGCGTGGCTTTCCGAGACGGTGGAGGACAACGAAGACCTCAGCGGGCGTTACGCCGACGCCGGCGAACGTGCGGCGACGAAGCCCGCGCAACTGCCCGCCGGCATGGCCAAGGCAGTAGCCGAGCGGCTCAAGGCACTGCAATGGAATTCGCAGATGGTGTCGGAATTTCTTGGCTCTCATCTGTCAGAACCGAAGCCCGGGGTCGAATTCGCGGAGATATCCGACCTGCCGCAGCGCCGTTATGAGAAACTTGCGGCCCAGCATGGCGTCGTTCTTGCGTCTGCCTCGATTGCACTTTACGACCGGCACAATTTCTTCCTCAATGGGGAAGCCTACGAGCCCCCGGCCGAACTGATGCCCTGGTTGAAAAAACTGGCCGATAATCGCCACCTTAGCGGCGATGAGGTTGCGGTATGCGCCAGCCTGCCTGACCTGATGGAGACTTTTCATCACTGGACGCAGGAGGGATGGCTACAATTGGGACCACGCCTGTAA
- a CDS encoding MBL fold metallo-hydrolase, whose amino-acid sequence MMRFAFLGSGSEGNSLLIESREDTTTTRVLLDCGFGIRETARRLERLGVTPDQLDAVLVTHEHGDHVGSAYAFAARHRLAVYTSHGTWLATSHMRGADLADVRVCGADHAFAIGGIQVMPYTVPHDAREPLQFVLSDGQSRLGVLTDAGMETPYVTARLSGVDALVLECNHDRELLRNSVYPASLKRRIGGDFGHLANEVAASILGQVAHAGLNRVVAAHLSKQNNTRELATGALAAALGALPSEVLVADQEMGLDWQAVRA is encoded by the coding sequence ATGATGCGCTTCGCCTTCCTCGGCAGCGGCAGCGAGGGCAACTCGCTGCTGATCGAATCCCGCGAAGACACCACCACCACGCGCGTGCTGCTCGACTGCGGCTTCGGCATCCGCGAGACCGCGCGTCGCCTGGAGCGGCTTGGCGTCACGCCGGACCAGCTCGACGCCGTGCTGGTCACGCACGAGCATGGCGACCATGTCGGCTCGGCCTACGCCTTTGCGGCCCGGCACCGGCTGGCGGTCTACACCAGCCACGGCACGTGGCTGGCGACCTCGCACATGCGCGGCGCCGACCTCGCCGATGTGCGCGTCTGCGGTGCCGACCACGCTTTTGCCATCGGCGGCATCCAGGTGATGCCGTACACGGTTCCGCACGACGCGCGCGAGCCGCTGCAGTTCGTGCTCTCCGATGGGCAGTCGCGTCTGGGCGTGCTGACCGACGCCGGCATGGAAACGCCCTATGTGACAGCGCGTCTGTCAGGTGTGGATGCGCTGGTGCTGGAGTGCAATCACGACCGCGAGTTGCTGCGCAACTCGGTCTACCCGGCGTCGCTGAAGCGGCGGATTGGCGGTGACTTCGGCCATTTGGCCAATGAGGTGGCGGCGAGCATTTTGGGGCAGGTCGCGCATGCCGGCCTGAACCGCGTCGTGGCGGCGCACCTCAGCAAGCAGAACAACACGCGGGAGCTGGCCACGGGCGCGCTGGCGGCGGCGCTGGGCGCGTTGCCTTCGGAAGTGCTGGTGGCCGATCAGGAAATGGGGCTGGACTGGCAAGCGGTGCGAGCCTGA
- a CDS encoding YdcH family protein, translated as MFPEYRDQISLLKTQDTRFARLFHRHNALDQEIHNMESGLVPASGFEIERLKKEKLQIKDQLYQILRQRVA; from the coding sequence ATGTTTCCCGAATACCGCGACCAGATCTCGCTCCTGAAGACGCAGGACACCCGCTTCGCCCGCCTGTTCCATCGCCACAATGCGCTGGACCAGGAGATCCACAACATGGAGTCCGGCCTGGTGCCGGCGTCGGGCTTCGAGATCGAGCGGCTGAAAAAGGAGAAGCTGCAGATCAAGGACCAGCTCTACCAGATCCTGCGCCAGCGTGTGGCCTGA
- the ppk2 gene encoding polyphosphate kinase 2: MTDRDTPAPHAHVHTHVTSQPRPAARGDVLPTNTALSAERNEISGAVDAAVQVAASSMQDILASHAGHGASMLDAMRTLLDGLAPDEAAQLRSLILEGDPGAWQAGRRRQPDDELAAGWRDGAYPYQNLMSRRNYEKQKYRLQVELLKFQAWVRETGQRVVILFEGRDAAGKGGTIKRFMEHMNPRGARVVALEKPTESERGQWYFQRYVQHLPAAGEIVLFDRSWYNRAGVEHVMGFCSAREYQDFLQQAPEFERHLVRSGIHLFKFWFSVSQKEQRRRFREREIHPLKQWKLSPVDIASLDKWEEYTRAKEAMFAHTDTADAPWTVIRSDCKKRARLNALRYILSRFPYANRDTTAIGQADPLIVGRALAN; the protein is encoded by the coding sequence ATGACCGATCGCGACACGCCTGCCCCCCATGCTCACGTCCATACCCACGTCACTTCGCAGCCCCGCCCTGCCGCGCGCGGCGATGTGCTGCCGACCAACACGGCCCTGTCGGCCGAACGCAATGAAATCAGCGGCGCCGTCGATGCCGCCGTGCAGGTAGCCGCCAGCAGCATGCAGGACATCCTCGCCAGCCACGCCGGGCATGGTGCCAGCATGCTCGACGCCATGCGCACGCTGCTCGACGGCCTGGCGCCCGATGAGGCCGCGCAGTTGCGCAGCCTGATCCTGGAAGGCGATCCCGGTGCCTGGCAGGCAGGCCGCCGGCGGCAGCCCGACGATGAACTTGCGGCCGGCTGGCGCGACGGCGCCTACCCTTACCAGAACCTGATGTCGCGCCGCAATTACGAAAAGCAGAAATACCGCCTGCAGGTCGAGCTGCTCAAGTTCCAGGCCTGGGTACGCGAGACCGGGCAGCGCGTGGTGATCCTGTTCGAAGGCCGCGATGCCGCCGGCAAGGGCGGCACCATCAAACGCTTCATGGAACACATGAACCCGCGCGGCGCCCGGGTGGTGGCACTTGAAAAACCGACGGAATCCGAACGCGGACAGTGGTATTTCCAGCGCTACGTGCAGCACCTGCCGGCCGCCGGTGAAATCGTGCTGTTCGACCGCTCCTGGTACAACCGCGCCGGCGTCGAACACGTGATGGGCTTCTGCTCCGCGCGTGAGTACCAGGACTTCCTGCAGCAGGCCCCGGAGTTCGAGCGCCACCTGGTGCGCAGCGGCATCCACCTGTTCAAGTTCTGGTTCTCGGTCAGCCAGAAAGAGCAGCGCCGCCGCTTCCGCGAACGCGAGATCCATCCGCTCAAGCAATGGAAGCTCAGCCCGGTCGACATTGCTTCGCTCGACAAATGGGAGGAGTACACCCGCGCCAAGGAGGCGATGTTCGCGCATACCGATACCGCCGACGCGCCGTGGACGGTGATCCGCTCGGATTGCAAGAAGCGCGCGCGGCTCAATGCGCTGCGCTACATCCTGTCGCGCTTCCCCTATGCCAACCGGGACACCACTGCGATCGGCCAAGCCGATCCGCTGATCGTCGGGCGCGCGCTGGCCAACTGA
- the bamC gene encoding outer membrane protein assembly factor BamC → MKSKLNRRGATQVRRAALVVPVLAAGVITGCSSINEAMQPDKIDYKSSASKRTPTLDIPPDLTKLEGDRRYSVPDANGTSTLSTYSQAAKVREQSPTENVLPSAQGIRMERDGNTRWLVISNGMRGDQLWQQLRGFWQESGFLLVQDSPETGIMETDWAENRAKIPQDIIRNTIGKVFDGLYSTSERDKFRTRVERAQNGTLEVFISHRGAQEQLTGIDKSSTVWTPRPADPELEAEFLSRLAQRLGVQKEQADRMAKSPAPAGSDAATADAAAGAAGATGATGAVAGGAAQKSYLAQVNGAPALQLPEPFDRAWRSVGLSLDRVNFTIEDRDRAQGLYYVRYVDPRTNVDNRGFFSKLFTKPDDPKTAKKYRVALKGTGSGTLVTVLNDAGQPENGEIGKRILSLLDEQLH, encoded by the coding sequence ATGAAATCGAAGCTTAACCGCCGCGGCGCGACGCAAGTCCGCCGCGCCGCCCTGGTTGTGCCTGTGCTGGCCGCGGGCGTGATCACCGGCTGCAGCAGCATCAATGAAGCGATGCAGCCCGACAAGATCGACTACAAGTCGTCGGCGTCGAAGCGCACGCCCACGCTGGACATTCCGCCGGACCTGACCAAGCTGGAAGGCGACCGCCGCTACTCGGTGCCCGATGCCAACGGCACCTCGACGCTGTCGACCTACAGCCAGGCGGCCAAGGTACGCGAGCAATCCCCGACCGAGAACGTACTGCCCTCGGCGCAGGGCATCCGCATGGAGCGCGACGGCAACACGCGCTGGCTGGTGATCAGCAACGGCATGCGCGGCGACCAGCTGTGGCAGCAACTGCGCGGCTTCTGGCAGGAAAGCGGTTTCCTGCTGGTGCAGGACTCGCCCGAGACCGGCATCATGGAAACCGACTGGGCCGAGAACCGCGCCAAGATCCCGCAGGACATCATCCGCAATACCATCGGCAAGGTGTTCGACGGCCTGTACTCGACCTCCGAGCGCGACAAGTTCCGCACCCGCGTCGAGCGCGCGCAGAACGGCACGCTGGAAGTGTTCATCAGCCACCGCGGCGCGCAGGAGCAACTGACCGGTATCGACAAGTCCAGCACCGTGTGGACTCCGCGTCCGGCCGATCCCGAGCTGGAAGCCGAATTCCTGTCGCGCCTGGCGCAACGACTGGGCGTGCAGAAGGAGCAGGCCGACCGCATGGCCAAGAGCCCGGCGCCGGCTGGCAGTGACGCGGCGACGGCTGACGCGGCGGCTGGCGCAGCGGGTGCCACGGGTGCCACGGGTGCGGTAGCCGGCGGTGCTGCCCAGAAGTCCTACCTGGCCCAGGTCAATGGCGCCCCCGCGCTGCAGCTGCCGGAGCCGTTCGACCGCGCGTGGCGCTCGGTCGGCCTGTCGCTGGATCGCGTCAACTTCACCATCGAAGACCGCGACCGTGCCCAGGGCCTGTACTACGTGCGCTACGTCGATCCGCGCACCAACGTCGACAACCGTGGCTTCTTCTCCAAGCTGTTCACCAAGCCGGACGATCCCAAGACCGCCAAGAAGTACCGCGTGGCGCTCAAGGGCACCGGCAGCGGCACGCTGGTGACGGTGCTCAACGATGCCGGCCAGCCGGAGAACGGCGAAATCGGCAAGCGCATCCTGTCGCTGCTCGACGAGCAACTGCACTGA